The genome window GCCGGAGAATTGGAAATTACCACCTTGGGGCGCGGCGGTTCCGACACCACAGCAGTGGCCCTCGCAGCAGCGCTGCGGGCCGACAGGTGCGAAATTTATACCGACGTGCCCGGAATTCTGACTACAGATCCGCGCTTGGTTGCCGAGGCGCAATTGATGGACGAAATCACTTGCGACGAAATGCTGGAATTGGCGAGTTTGGGCGCAAAAGTCCTCCACCCGCGCGCGGTAGAAATTGCCAAGAATTACGGCGTGCCCCTGGTAGTGCTTTCTAGCTGGAGTGACGCCCCCGGTACGCGGGTAGTGTCCCCACCCCCGCAACCCCGGCCTTTGGAGGGCTTGGAGCTCGCAAAAGCGGTGGATGCGGTGGAATTTGACTTGGATCAGGCGGGGGTGTCGCTGCTGCGTTTGCCCGATCGCCCCGGCGTAGCAGCGCGGTTGTTTGGTGCGATCGCGCAGCAACACCTCGATGTTGATTTAATTATCCAATCAATTCATGAAGGAAATACTAACGATATTGCCTTCACAGTGACGAGAAATTCGCTGAATCAAGCTGTCGCGGTTGCAGATGCGATCGTACCCGCCCTCGGCAAGAATTCTCGCCCAGAATTGGGAGAACCGGAAGTGAAAGCAGAAGAAAAGCCGATCGCTAAAGTTAGCATTGCGGGTGCGGGAATGATCGGTCGTCCGAGGGTAGCCGCGCAGATGTTTAAGACTTTAGCGGAGGCGGGAATTAACATTCAAATGATTTCCACTTCCGAGGTGAAAGTTAGTTGTGCGATCGATGCCGAAGATTGCGATCGGGCCGTTGCCGAACTCTGCAAAGCATTTGATGTCGCCAACTCCCCGATTGGGCTGCGTTCACCATCCCAAAAACCGCCCGCAGTCCGCGCCGTTGCGTTGGATATCAATCAAGCGCGTCTAGCAATTCGCCAATTGCCCGATCGACCCGGAGTAGCAGCAAAACTGTTCGGACTTTTAGCCGAGGAAAATATCAGCGTAGATACGATTATTCAGTCGCAGCGCTGCCACAATATCGACGGCATATTAACTCGCGACATTGCATTTACCGTAGCACAAATTGACGCCGAATCTGCTAAAAACGCCCTAGAAAAATCCGCCGTTGAATTTGGCTGGGGCGAAGTAGCAGTCGATACACAAATAGCCAAAGTTAGCGTTGTCGGTTCCGGGATGGTAGCGCATCCGGGAGTAGCGGCAAAAATGTTTGAAGCGCTTTCCCGCCAGCAAATCAACATTCAAATGATTGCCACTTCCGAGATTAAAATTAGCTGCGTTGTGGATGAGGAACAAGGTGTAACTGCTTTGAAGGCAATACACGCAGCCTTTGAACTTGCCGGCATCGAAAAAATCCAAGTTCCCGCCTAATACTTGTTTGCAGTCGGGAATTAAGATTGCGTCCGATCTGTGCTTGTATGGCAGTTTTCGGTAGGGACACGGCAGTGCCGTGTCCTTGCAAATATCGCGGACACAGCAGTGCTGTATCCCTACAAATATATTCGGATTTGGACAAGGCAATGCTGTGTCCTTGCAAATATCGACCGTCAGCGATCGGAGTTTTGAGTGCAAATTTCACAGCATGAGGCTGTGTTAAAATTAAACTGGCGATCGGCTAAAAGGGATTGAATCTTATGACTGTAGCGAAAGAACAGATTACTGATAGCAGTAGCAATAGCGGTTTATTGAATTTCCGAATCACTGTTGAACGTCTGATCGAGCTTTTAGATTTAGAAGAAGAGGATGAGTACGGAATTTTAAGACCTACTGAATATGCTTTCAGGACAGCGATGAAATTGGTTGTTGAGGCATACGATAGCATGGGAAACAGTTTTCCCAAATGCTCTACAGGTACAGATGACAGAGGCAGTATTACACTAGATTGGACAAGCTTAGAACCAGAGCGTACAGTTCGCCTATTTTGTCCGTGCAGTGCGGAGCAACCAGTTGACATTTATCACCATGCAAAAAATGAAAATGCGGTCGAAGATATCGCTTCATCATCAACATTAGTTTACTGGTTGCAGTGGTTTAACAAAATATGATAGAACCATCTTCAGGGAGTGCGTCAGAGTTTGAAACATTACCGGATCGTACACTTGTTTACCGAGCTCTCCGAAAAGGATGGATAGATCGCGATAGATCGATAGTCAAATCGGACGCCTACTATTTGCGTAAAAATATAAACGAACAGGGTATTTCTGTCAATTTTTCCATAGAGCAATCTTTGAGTGCATTGAGAAATTGTGAAGGAGTTGCTAGCCTGGATTTAGGGAAAATTCGAGAACTAGGTCTAAATGTAGTACGTGACTCTTCATCTCATGGGAGTATTATAGGCTTGCCCTATCGTGAAGATAACCGTCCAAGGGCTGATGAGCTTGCACTTTTGTTAGCAAGACAATCTCGAATTGTATGGGAATCTTCGTCAAGTTGATATCAGCAATTTAAAAGGACAAGCTGTATATATGTTTCAGTTTTTCTTTGTGGTTCATTTGGCTCATTTGACAATAAATTTTGACTTAATATTTCTTGCGCGATCGCCTCTACCACCGGTACACAAACCGAATTCCCAATTTGCTTGTAACTTTCCCCCGCACTCGGATAACTCTTAAAATCTTCAGGAAAACCCATAAGACGGTAACATTCCTTCAGCGTCAACTTTCTCACCATATCTTGCTCGGGAATGTAGATAAAAAACCGGCCCGATGTTTCTTGCGAAGGAATTGTCGGATGCACTCCATCCACCGAATAAATGCGATTAGGCTGTCTGTGAACTCTCGATAAATGTTCTGTATTCGGCCTCACGCCAGTTTTCCAAGTACCTTTATTTCTGTAACCTACAAACAAAAGTCCCGAATCTTGCTTTCTCGGAGACTCAATTAAAGTATATTCTGATTTATCCAATATTTCAAAATTCCCTGTCTTGTCTAGAAATTCCCTGAGTTTTGGAGTCAACTGGGTTTGAAGCCGAGAAAAATTAAATTCTTTACCTTGAGTTGCAATAATAAATATTCTTTCACGATGTTGAGGAATTCCAAAGTCTTTAGCATTCAGCATTTTGTAATTCACGCTGTATCCCAAATCTTCAAGACTGGCAATAATTACTTTTAAGGTATTTCCCTTGTCGTGATGGATTAAGTGCTTGACATTTTCGAGAACAATAACTTTAGGCTGCTTGATTTTGATAATTTTACAAATATCGAAAAATAGCGTGCCTCTAGTATCTTCAAAACCTAACTTTTTGCCACAGATGCTAAAAGGTTGGCACGGAAAGCCGGCGACTAAAACATCAAAGTCTTCTAACTCGACGGGATTAATTTTACTGATATCTCCAAAAGGAACCTCACCGAAATTATCCGTGTAAACTTGTCGGCATTTGCTGTTTATTTCGCAGGAAAAAACGCATTTAAAGCCATTTTTTTCAAACCCTTGTCTGAAACCTCCTATCCCCGAAAATAAATCTATAAATTTCATTTACAATTTAATCAAAAAATTACTCAACCCAATGATAACTCACCGAAGATCGCTATTCTCAAGAACAGGCAAGATGCCTGTTCCACAAAAAGTGAATTTCTGGTGGTGGGCAGGACAACCCGCCCTTGAAAAGCTGATTGCAAATGGTGCAATATCTCAGTGATAACATATTTTGTTTTTCTCTCTTATTTCACTCTGCGTTCTCTGCGTTCTCTGCGGTTAATTCTATCAAGTTCAACAAGTCTTGCTACAGTCCTCAATCTTATACCACTCATTAAAAGTCGCAGCAGCCAGCGCCGGACACGGCAATGCCCTGTCCCCACAGATATCGGATAGAATGTCGATCGCCCGAAACTTTCCCCCGCATTCAACCAACCAACCTGCCAAACTTGTCCCGCAGCCGACTAAACTATAAATAGCAGAAAAAGTCACAGCTATTGTCTACTTTCTTTCACAAACCATGAGTCAAACCTTGGAAAACCTCACCGCCATCGATGACAGCCTATCCAAACGCCACCTCGACCTCGATCCCGGCGGCTACTTCATCATCTATCTCGATCGCGAAACCAGCTTAATTTGTGCCAAACATTTCACCAACATCATCGACGATCGAGGCCTCGCCGTCGATCCCGAAACTGGCAAGCCCATCCCCGCCCGCGGCAAAGTAGAACGCACCCAATCCACACTTTTT of Oscillatoria nigro-viridis PCC 7112 contains these proteins:
- a CDS encoding aspartate kinase, coding for MALIVQKYGGTSVGTVDRILEVARRVATTAQLGNSLVVVLSAMGKTTDGLVKLAKEISPNPNKREMDMLLSTGEQVSIALLSMALQEMGQPAISLTGAQVGIVTEAAHTRARILRIDPNRLQSQLKNGKVVVVAGFQGIADAGELEITTLGRGGSDTTAVALAAALRADRCEIYTDVPGILTTDPRLVAEAQLMDEITCDEMLELASLGAKVLHPRAVEIAKNYGVPLVVLSSWSDAPGTRVVSPPPQPRPLEGLELAKAVDAVEFDLDQAGVSLLRLPDRPGVAARLFGAIAQQHLDVDLIIQSIHEGNTNDIAFTVTRNSLNQAVAVADAIVPALGKNSRPELGEPEVKAEEKPIAKVSIAGAGMIGRPRVAAQMFKTLAEAGINIQMISTSEVKVSCAIDAEDCDRAVAELCKAFDVANSPIGLRSPSQKPPAVRAVALDINQARLAIRQLPDRPGVAAKLFGLLAEENISVDTIIQSQRCHNIDGILTRDIAFTVAQIDAESAKNALEKSAVEFGWGEVAVDTQIAKVSVVGSGMVAHPGVAAKMFEALSRQQINIQMIATSEIKISCVVDEEQGVTALKAIHAAFELAGIEKIQVPA
- a CDS encoding DUF4346 domain-containing protein; amino-acid sequence: MSQTLENLTAIDDSLSKRHLDLDPGGYFIIYLDRETSLICAKHFTNIIDDRGLAVDPETGKPIPARGKVERTQSTLFSGRTAKELCVKILEETRPSPVTMLDHAAYLGREFVRAEIALLSDREYVQD
- the dcm gene encoding DNA (cytosine-5-)-methyltransferase, which translates into the protein MKFIDLFSGIGGFRQGFEKNGFKCVFSCEINSKCRQVYTDNFGEVPFGDISKINPVELEDFDVLVAGFPCQPFSICGKKLGFEDTRGTLFFDICKIIKIKQPKVIVLENVKHLIHHDKGNTLKVIIASLEDLGYSVNYKMLNAKDFGIPQHRERIFIIATQGKEFNFSRLQTQLTPKLREFLDKTGNFEILDKSEYTLIESPRKQDSGLLFVGYRNKGTWKTGVRPNTEHLSRVHRQPNRIYSVDGVHPTIPSQETSGRFFIYIPEQDMVRKLTLKECYRLMGFPEDFKSYPSAGESYKQIGNSVCVPVVEAIAQEILSQNLLSNEPNEPQRKTETYIQLVLLNC